One Balaenoptera acutorostrata chromosome 5, mBalAcu1.1, whole genome shotgun sequence genomic window, CTACTGAAGTTAGGACCAATGAAAGACTTCACttgatctctcttttttttaacatctttattggagtataattgctttacaatggtgtgttagtttctgctttatagcaaagtgaatcagctatacgtatacatatatccccatatctcctccctcttgcgtcttcctcccaccttGATCTCTTGAGATAGTCTATGAGAGGTGTAATCTTTAAGATCTGCATGTTACTCGCACTGGCTGTTACAGGAATAGCAGATAATTAAAATGCCAGTAACATTTCTCGGGTGCTTCCCTTGTGTCAGGCATTATTCTGAGTCCTTCACATGCAGTCCTCCCCactttacagttgaagaaactgaggcagagagagacgtGTCACTTGTTCAAGGTTACGCAGCCAGAATTCCAGTGTTCAAACACCAGAGCCAGAATTCAGAGCCATTCTGTTTGACGGAGAGCTTGTGCTCTCAGTACACTGCCACTTAGAGGGCCAAGACCAGGGCTCCAGAGTCCCCATGTCCCCTCATCCCTAGAAGATAAATGACTTCGAAGAATTTGCTGTTTTCGTTTCAGGCAGAcgatgcaattttttaaaaacaaagttggcATAGTTAAAGACATACAATGTACGTATAAAAGTGTATGTCTGAATTTTTAAACTTAGGTTGGGACAATGCTTATATCTATAATGTTATTATAAAGCCCTCATGGACACCCCTAATAATGGCTGCACAGCCTGCTGTGTAAATGtgtattttctattctttctcttttgggTATCTGGCttgtttctgtgttcttttttttttctttcttttccccctccATTTTTAATAAGACTGTATCAGTCATCTTATGTAGaaagctttgtttgtttttaaaatttctttttaatggtaAGGTCCTAAGGGTGAAATTGAATTAGtgtgtatcattttgaatttgttgatatttttactAAATTTGATTTTGCTAATGAATTATACCAGCTTATACATTATCATCAATGTATGAGAAGTACCCATTTCATCGAATCCTTACAAATActgagtgttcttttttttttaaaatctaatctaATTTAATAAGAAACTTGACCTCACttgtaaaatttgtatttcttccatGCATAGGCTACTTCACATATTCTGCCCAGCATTGATCCTTTTTACTGATGTTTacctctaaaatatttttgtttaaagaaagtGAATGAGATAGAAGTGGTCATTCATTGCCCAACATTATTAATGtgttaaatgccactgaattgttcatttaaaatggctatgttttgtgaatttcaccccaattaaaaaaacgtgtgtgtgtctgtgtgtgtgcacatgcaaatgtgtgtgtgtgtacacctaATTGTAAACTCTCAGGGAGAGCTGCTGTGATGTGCTTGGGCAGGGAGCGTGGGCATGCTGCAGGCTTCTGCATGATGCTCTTAGAGACTGAGTTGAACGTGTAATGCCCGGTTGCCTTTCCTTCTGCCAGTTACATTGTGCATTGCTTACTAATTTGGGCCTATAATGGATGAAAAGAGGTTTATGAGTAAGAGTGTTTGATCTGCTACATGTTAACACACAAGATTTATGTCCGCCTGAGGAACGATCAAATAAGCAGTGTAGGAAACAGGGGGGAAGGATCAACCCAGTTAGGAAAATGGTGGAAGTTGTTTGACGTTACGATGGGCATCAGATATGTGCCTTATCCTGAGAAAAGTAACCAACAGTGGTATGACTGGTAGCTGGGAAACCCCGCAGCTGAAGTCTTACCACAAGTGAAGGGAAGATTGCTGGCCCGAGCACACAGCTCGGCGTGCGTGTCCTCCAGACCTTGCTGGAGGCTGGTCCACTTAGTATCGCCCTTTCAGGACGTGTCTTGCTGCCCCAAACAGGATTGCAGTATTTCCCTTTCTTAAAGTCGTCCGCTGATGTCCTTTACGTATTTCTCTATTAAGATGAAATGATTTTTGTATCATTTGTATCAACTCTTTATTATATTAAGACTATCAACCCTTTGCCATCTGTATTTATTGCAGATTTTATTCCCAGTTTgctgtttacttttaaaaatgtggagtCTGTTTAAATCTCTAAAACTTCTTAATTTTTGTGTTGTCGTGCCTGTCGATTATTTCTTTTGGTCTTGAATCATTCTAAACTTAACCTTTCCCTGTCTAGTCATTGatacttaataatatattttcttcaattaaaaaaattttttttctctctgttctaagGTAAAAATCTTAATTGTTTTCCTATTCTTACAGGTGAAGATTAGGGTAATTACATGGTTCCAGATCCAGTTTGGGTTTTGATTTGAAGTgtaataaattaaaagttaatttgggaagaattgacacttctgtgatattcagtctcaccttccaaaggcctcttttacatttctttgtgatactgttttttttcttttcataggttatatacattttttattagaggtttttataaatattttgatttcttatttctACTGTGAAAGAGAGccctttgcatatatttttatcattagtaGTGCCTAGAAATAGTTAttggtttttatatatttatatggttGGTCTATTCCTCAAATTTATGAATGTGATAGCTTTCAGTtgattcttttgggttttctatgTGTAAAATCACatgcctgaaaaaaaaattttttccccccACTAACTACACACCttatttgtttcattcatttttgcttttttgtgggatctagaaaaatattaaatgacagTCTCTTACTCCTAGGGATAAgaaatgaatattgaattttattagatttttttcccttctatttcaGATAATCATGATTAAGATAATCATTGACTTATGTAAtacattattttgattttctctttttgttgtcCTGGCCCTAAGGAAGATTAATAATACATTAAGGTTTCACTCAACTATTGCCATTAGCAACAGGTCAGAGCTTCCTTCCGTTCCCTAAGGTAAAGCAGTCTAATTTTGCTTCTAATTTTAACCCTTAagggaaatggaagaaaacaCGTCTGTGTTTAAAATTTTGGGGGGGGTCTTCAATTTTATACTTCATTTAGAATGCccaaaaaaaagttgaaatagactttttaatatatgcataatGTCACATTAAAGTCTTTTATCCTTTCTGGGAAGAAATCAAAACCTGATTTTTATattgaggaaaacaaaacaagacagttTATTGAACTACCTGGGTTTATGAATTAAAGGCCACTCCTTTAACAGTAATATCATGAACTTAGGAATATAgtatgtattttttcctctttcgtAATTTGGGAGGATTGAATTTCAAATCATCATCTTTATCTTTCatctaataataataaccataataataatagctgaaaTATCTTGAGCACTTAGGGTCAGACACTGGTCTGTGGGATTTATGTAAATTaactagtttgttctttgtaaTAACCTGTGAGGAAGGGACTGTTACTAcccccttttatagatgaggagaaaCTGAACACAGATGTAATTGCCCAAGATTCACTGCTAAtaggaggcagagctgggatttgattcCAGGCAGTCAGGGTATGAgtccttttgttttttgaaaatactgttttattaACACCATAGTGGTAAACAACGTTATGCTTAAATTTCTTTATAGATCACACAATTCAAAACCCACGAAGAAGCTAAGAGTCTTTACATTAAATGTGTCCTCCTAAAAATCCTttactgtatgacagtctgttcTCAAGCAGAAAAATTTGATtatgcaccattttatatttaatatatcacATTTACATAGCAACATAATGAAGGCACAGCTAACACAAGCAAACTTAAACCCCTTCTACTtctgagctgggggtggggacacacAGTTGGATTGGTTCttcaagtatatattttttccacacATTAGCTTCCGTGAAGAGTTCTGATAATTTTCACAGCTACGTTCTAAAAGctacaagacaaaaagacatcaCAAGGATCAAACATAACACTGGATACACATGCTTTACAGAATTTACTAGATTCTACGTCTTTTCAAGTAAATTAATGTTTGTAAAATGCTAAAGGGATCAATACTTaaacattgggtttttttttttttttaacacctttgtAAACAGACACTACCAAGAAAACACATAAGCACGAGACTGTAAATAATGAACACATATGTTGACAATAGTGTACAGGTTAATACACCCTCCTTCTCAGAACCAAGTATTCAGAGCAGTCTTTAGAATTTGAAGTGGCAGTTTTCTGGGCCTCGTTCACAGTACTGTCATGATCTCCCGCACCggcttcctccctcccatcaCGCTTCTCTGAAGTGTAAAGCTGATGTCTGGGTTACGAAAGCAAAGTCTTaaagatgagattttttttcttgggttCTGCTGCTTCTGCGCTGGAAAAATGCAAGACTAAAGAAATTGCAGAATTAGGCATTGAGAACATGTTCAGTCTCGGCTTGGGTGTCTGCGCGTAGTGTGATGATAGCGTGTGATCCAAGGGTTTCCAAGTGACGTCCTTTACTTCACGTCTACTTGACACCCTTCGGAAGTCTCAACTCCAGTCCTCGCAGAAGAGATCATGAAAAAACTGTTTCAAATTTAACTCGTTTGCAACACCTTTTGGTGTATTGGTGTTCAGACTGGAAACGGGCTGGCCAGAATCTGATTGCGTCGATTTAATATGATTGTTAGGCATGTCAGAATGGATTCACATTGTATTTTGGTCCAAAACCTGAGCCTTTTCAAGTCCACcgatgtgtaaaaaaaaaaaaaaaaaaaaatcggggtTTTTCATCTGCGTCgtcattctgctctgcagtctCGGCCCCCGCTTATTTCTGGGCGTCGTCAGACACGGCAGCGCGGGGACCCTCATCCTCGGCGGCGGCGCCCGCCGCCTCCGCTGCAGCCGCTGCCGGaggctcttctccctcctcctcctcctcctcctcctccccctcctcctcctcctcctcgtcctcttCCTCCTCGTCCTCGTCGTCGTCACCCTCTAAGGTCCACGCACACCCCTCCATCTCACCGGTGAGCTCCTGGATCTTGGCGAGCAAGGGCTTATAGATGTCGTTATACTTTTTCTCCAGAGCCTGGAATTCCTTATCAAATTTGGCTTCTATCTTATCGCACCGCTTCTGCAGCTTTTTGAGCGCCAGGACTCGGCATTTCACCGAGTTCGGCAGGCTCTCGATAAAGTCATTTCTAGGCTTCGGTGCGTTCTCCGCAGGCGTCTGGGGCTCCTCAGCCGTCTGGCCGACCGCGCCGTCGGAGTCGCCGGACGCGCTGTCAGAATCTGCCCCCTGCGCGCCGCCCTCCGCCATTACCTCCTCCGTCGActccgctgccgccgccgccgccgccgcctggcTCGGCTCCGCGGGGCCCTGGTTCTCCGCGTCGGCCATGTTCGCGGAGCAGCGCAGAGGTCCCGGTGGCTCCCGCGCAGAGCTGCCCGCGAGCTGCGCCCCAGCGATCCTGCGGCAGGCGGCAGGCGGCAGGCGGCAGGCGGCAGGCGGCAGGCGGCAGGCGGCAGGCGGCAGGCGGCAGGCGGCAGGCGGCAGGCGGCGAGCGGCAGGCGGCGCGGACGTCGGCCGCGGCGGGGACGTTGGCGCGGCCCCGCCCTTTGCCCCCGCGGGCGCTTGACTGGCTCCCCACAATCAGCTGATGGTCGGGCCCTCGAGCCGCGCCAGCCCGCCGCCCGCCGGTGCTGCGCTGCCGTCTCCCCGCACTGCGGGCGGCGGCCGGACCCGTTTCCTAGCGACCCTGCCCGGCCGCCCGCGCACGCCTCCCCCGCGGCAGAGCGGGGCTGGCGCTGGCCGCGGGGATGCGCCGCGGGGAAGGGCTTCATCTCCATCCGCCAGTGCGCCTGGCTTGGCGCTTGTCTGCATCTCCCCTTAGCTGGCGCGGGGCTGCCGGTGGCATGCCGCTGGCAGGGCGTCTCTGGCTTACTCCTGGGGAGCCGTCTTTAAGCACCTGAGATTTCACTGAATTCTTCTCCGGAGAGTGGAGGCGCGGGGAGGGCGGGCTCCGCCCCACCCCCTTGAGGACCTGGGTGCGTGTGCTGATGGGGGCGGGAATCGTGCAGTTTACATGCCCCGCATCACCCctgacccccccccaccccgcagcaGCCCCTCTCCCAGCCTAGCAGCATATATACTGGTGGCAGGGTCTTCTCCCAGCTAGACGGACCCTGGAAGCAGCTTTGGAGCCGTTCGGATAGGGAATCTCGGAACGCCGGTATCCTGGAATGTTCTCGAAGGGTCCTCGGAGCCCTTGGCCTCTGGGGAGGAATAAAGCTGCAGGAGGGCCAAAGAAAGCAAGACCGTGTAAGCCCTGAGGCCCGGGCCGAGGGCCCCCTGCCTTCCCGGGCCTGAAGCATGTGTTTAGGACTGCCGTTCCTTGGGGGCGCGCtggtacacacacacgcacgcacgcacgcacgcacgcgcgcgcgcgcgcgcgcgcattGTCCCCGAGGCACGTTCAGCACCTGTGCTATGGCTCTTACCGGTGATTCGTGTATGAGAACATTGAGGAAAGCTATTAAATACCGAGCTCTTGTTCTCTAATAGCCATGTGAGTAGACACTTTAGTTCCTCATTTATTAAATCAGAACGATAGCTTCTTGAGTAAGGATAAGGGCACATAGTTTAGGTATAGAACGCAAACGATCTTTACAGGGGTTCTTCAGGCGTGGTTTCAAATTCGCCATGACTGATATAAATGCTTTTCCTTCATCAGTTATACTGGGACTTGCTGAAGCTTTTCCATAAAACCTGTGACTGTAAGGAAATTACTTCCCTAAGTACATTTGGTGCCGTCTTTTGATTCTTGCGGATATTAGTTAataatatgtaaagcacttagtgcTGACACTTGGTGGGCACTTCGTAAGtgttttgtttgcaaaataattaAATTGCATTTATTAATCCACAAAGATAACCTGCAATAATAATTCTCTTACAAAAGGACATCTTTGTGCCCATCCCCAAAGAAAGTTACTATTTACAAAAGGCCCAGTGTATTCCCATTAGCAAACATGCTAGTTTTTTTTGGTACTTGTGATTCCTATTACTTAACTTTCTTAATTCCGTTCCAGATAATTTATTATCTGCTTCCCTGTTAGTGTTTGTAATgacttgaggttttttttgttaaatttcaaTCTTAACTCTGACTGAATTTGCTGTAATAATGTATCTATATTTAGTTGGCTGATCGTATACATATTCCATATATCATATATGGAATATGTATAGGATCAGCCAACTAAAGCTACCTTGAGGTTAGGAAtgccttttctcatttttcaaaataaggaacttagcagcagaaaaagaaagtgaaataaatatcCTCTTACAATTATGTATCTATATTTAGTTGGCTGATCCTATACATATTCCATATATCATATATGGAATATGTATAGGATCAGCCAACTAAAGCTACCTTGAGGTTAGGAAtgccttttctcatttttaaaaataaggaacttagcagcagaaaaagaaagtgaaataaatattctCTTACAATTATGTATCACCTGATTGGCAGAATCGGGCAGAAACCAGGCCTTCAAACTCCTGTAGTATAGAAGCTGTGACATActgtaaaaagacaaaacaaaacaagacccaaaCTTTATTCAAATCTATTTAACTAACTTAACTTGCTTGAGACCACCAGGGTGTGCCCGtcttttaggatttttatgttcccatcttaaaaaaaaattttaaacttcgcCTTAAGCTATGGGGTTCTTggactccttaatcaatagaCGCTGATAAGAGGCCAGGTAAGAAATTcaagcaaggctttattgggactaGTGCTACAGCACAAGGGAGCTAAAGCACGTAACAGTTTGCCTTTTCACTCCCTAAGCGGGGAGGTGAGCGGGGTTCCTTATCTGGGGCGAGGGTAGGAAtgggtccaggggtcaggccagaggGGTAGCTTCGCTGGTCTGCCCAGCCCCGTGGTGGGTCTGTGTGCAGGGGGCGTGCGCAGTACCCTGCCTTCGGTTCCtggtaccctgcttttgctcccggttCCTCAGAAGTGACGTTGGGTATTTGGCCTTTTTGTACCTTGTTCGTAATTTGTCCCAAGTGGGCACGCATGgggttatttttagtcccttctgctttctttgtattttcctgctggaggagatgtttgtccaggtgccagcgctgcagcaaagggtcccagccGGTCTCaaggctactctttttttttttttttttttaagtctgtatTGAGATCTAATTTGTGTACAATCAAGTTTACCCTTTTAGGATACTTTGATAGACATACAGAGTCCTGTAAACACTACAGTAATCGAACTGCAGAGCAGTAACCTCGTCTCCCCCAGATACGCTCCCGGTCTTTCCCTTCCTGCCCGACCTGGCAACCGTTGATCTGTTACCTGTCTCTATAATTCTGTCTTTTCCCCAGAAcgtcacataagtggaatcatacgtgGGGAgcctttttcactcagcataatgaaTTTGAGATTCATCAGCGGTGTTCCGTCTACTGTATTggtacttcgttcctttttattactgagtaatattcccatttgagttatttccagttttttttgtgtgattacggataatgctgctgtgaacattcatcaGCAGATTTCTGTGTGAGCAGAGCGTCTTTATTTCTCTTGGCTAagtatctagaagtggaattgctgagtcatacggTAAATGTgggtttaactttataagaaacttctcggtgttttccacagcggctgtaCCCCTTGCCTTCACACCAGCAGTGCGTGAGAGATGCAGTTGCttcacaccctcgccagcatttggtattgttggTTTTTTGTCCCCTCATCTCAGCTGTGTATGTGTCCATGGTGATTAGAGATATTATCTTCCAGCATGCTTATGTGTCACTCATATATCTCCTTTaataaaatgtctgtttagagCTTTCATCCATTTTCTAAATTGAAGTTTTTGCTCTCattaactttttaatgtttttatatattctgggtacaagTCCTACGTGAGATAcgtgttttgtaaatacgttcttTCAGTCTGGggcttgtctttcatttttgtaatAGTGTCTTCAAAAagcagatatttaaaattttgataaatccattttattaactttttctttatagattatgctttgggtggtatatttaagaaatctttgccaactTCAGGGCCGTAAAGATTTGGTGTTATGTTTTCTTCCGGAAGTTTTACAACTTAAAGTTTCACTTTTAGACTCCGATCCATATTGAGTTGACTTTTAAATAGGTGTCAGGTATAGGGATAAATACCTTTAGCATATGAATATTCTGTTGATGCAGTACGACTTCTATTGAAAATACTATCTTTTCTGCACAGAATTGCTCTTTCAAATTTGGCAAAAATTAACTGTCCATATACATGTGAATCCatttctggactttctgttctgttgcattgatttatgtgtcctttcaccaataccacacttgataactgtagctttataataataaGTCATGAAGTTAGCTAATTCCAGTTGGCtaactctgttctttttcaaaattgttttgcttttctagTTCCTTGGACTTTCTGTATTAATTTCAGAACCGGTTTGACAAGCTTTTAAAAAGACCCTGACTACAGTTTGGATTCAGACTTCTGAAAACCCTTGGCAATGTATATAgtacctgctttttaaaatttgtgtgtttAAAAATTAACTCGATAAGAGTTGTCTCATTTTATGGGCTTTGTGGACGCTGGTGTACTGTGGAGCTGCAAGTAACACATAGCTGTGAATAGCACGATGAGCTATCTCGGCATATCGTAATCTCTCACGCAGCTGTCACATTGGAAGAAAGTGCGGTGGGGTAAGGGAGGGCACTTTGATCAGGTGGTTGAGAGCACAGGTCTGTACTCAGACATCTGGCTTCAATTTCTGCCCCTGCCCTTATACTAGTTGTTTTCTTGAATTCAGTTCTGAAATTGCAATAATGATCACATCAACttcaaaaaagttgttttttcttgactgtttgtatatttatttttattgagtcaCAATTCTTATACCGTAAAGTTTACTCAAAGGGTGGCCTTGAGTATTCACTGAGGTAGCGTGTATCCAAGCACTTATTGCAGTGACTAGCACCTAGTAAACACTCCATAACTGTTAATGATCATtgttaaagaaaagaatgtgGTGAGAGCAATAGTAATTGACAGGCAGAGATTAGAGtctgtgtattagtttgctagggctgctgtaaaaaAATACTACAGGCTAAGTggttaaaacaacaggaatttattgtctcacagttctggaagctagaactCCAAAAccgaggtgttggcagggttgcatCCTTCcgggggctgtgagggaaggaatTACTCCAGACTTCTCTCCTCGGCTTGTGGatagctgtcttctccctgtgtctcttcacattgtcttccctctaTGCAGGTCTGTGTGCACATTTTCCCTTTTGATAGGGATAGCAGTCCTATTGctttaggacccaccctaatacTTTCATTTTCACTTGATAACCTttgtaaagaccctgtctccaaataaggtcaccttctGAGGTAATGGGGGTTAGGACTCTTTTACATGAATTTTAGGGAGACGCAGTCCAACCCATAACGCACTattctctgccctccccccccccaaattcacgtCTTTCTCACCTATAAATACATTCACTCAGTTCCAGCATCCCCCAAGGTCTTAACCTGTTCCAGCATCAACTCTAAATCCAAAGTCTCTTCTGTAATGGTTAGTTttctgtgtcaacttggctgggccatggggTACCCAGATGTTTGGTCAGACGTTACTCTGGGTATGTCTGTGAAGATGTCTCTGGTCGAGATTAACGTTTGAATCAggaaactgagtaaagcagattgccttccCTGACGTGCatgggtctcatccaatcagctgaaggcctgaatagaagaaaaaggctgagtaagagggactcctcctgcctgactgcctttgaGCCGGgacatgagttttgtttttttgttaatttatttatttttggctgcgttgggtcttcgttgctgtgcacgggctttctctagttgcggtgagcgggggctactcttcgttgtggtgcgtgggcttctcattgcggtggcttctcttgttgcagagcacgggatctaggcgcgtgggcttcagtagttgtggcgcgtgggcttcagtagttgtggctcgtgggctccagagcacaggctcagtagttgtggcacacgggcttagttgctctgtggcatgtgggatcttcctggaccagggcttgaactcatgtcccctgcactggcaggcggattcttaaccactgcaccaccagggaagccccgggacatgttttttcctgccttcagactctgATGGAAGCATCAGCCCTTCCTGGGTCTCAAGCCTGCCTGCTTTTGGACTAGAACTACATCAtctgctctcctgggtctccagcttgcagatctTGTGGTTTGTCAGCCTCTATAATTGCGTGAGCTAATGCTTTATAATCTTTCTctctatttatatatgtatatacacacatgcccacacacttcctattggttctgtttccctggagGGTCTGGACTAATATATTGTGTAAATATCATCTAAGTCAGGTATGAGTGAGACTTAAGGTTTGATGCATCCTGAGACAAAATTCTTCTATAGCCTGTGAACTTGTGAAACCAGACAGATTATTCCAAATACAGTGGTGGGACAGGCATTGGAAAGACATTCTCATTctaaaaggaggaggaaaggggccaGAGGTCCCAAGCAAATTATAAACCTAGCAGGGCaaatttcattagttttttttttttaatacatctttattgcggtagaattgcttcacagtaccgtgttagtttctgttccacaacaaagcgaatcagccatgtgcatacacatgtccccatatgccctccctcttgagcctccctcccatcctccgtatcccacccctctaggtcatcgcaaagcaccgagcccatctccctgtgctatgcggctgcttcccaccagccaactatttcacattcggtagtgtatatacgtcgatgctactctcacttcgccccagctttgccctcccaccccacgtcatcaagtccattctctatgtctacctctttattcctgccctgcaactaggttcatcagtaccatttttttttttttttagattctatatatacgcgttagcataaggtatttgtttttctctttctgacttacttcactctgtattacagactctaggtccatccacctcactacaaataactcaatttcgttttgttttatggctgagtaatattccattgtatatatgtgccacaccttctttatccatccatccgatgatggacatttaggttgcttccatgtcctggctattgtaaatagtgctgcaatgaacactggggtgtatgtctctttttgaattatggttttctcagggtatatgcccagtagtgggattgctgggtggtatggtagttcta contains:
- the NAP1L5 gene encoding nucleosome assembly protein 1-like 5, producing MADAENQGPAEPSQAAAAAAAAESTEEVMAEGGAQGADSDSASGDSDGAVGQTAEEPQTPAENAPKPRNDFIESLPNSVKCRVLALKKLQKRCDKIEAKFDKEFQALEKKYNDIYKPLLAKIQELTGEMEGCAWTLEGDDDEDEEEEDEEEEEEGEEEEEEEEGEEPPAAAAAEAAGAAAEDEGPRAAVSDDAQK